In one Alphaproteobacteria bacterium genomic region, the following are encoded:
- a CDS encoding thioesterase family protein, with protein sequence MNAWTETFRGAVMASEYDPESSMNSRLYIERFDQATWFLMHTIGVTPRSIRQQGRRVAVVRQNFQYVRELQGGELVRIESGFIAVGRKHLRFLHRMFDVENASLIASSDVTAVQASLETGKTVALPEEQISRAQDLTITEAEID encoded by the coding sequence ATGAACGCTTGGACCGAGACCTTTCGCGGTGCCGTCATGGCTTCGGAATACGATCCTGAATCCTCCATGAATTCGCGTCTCTACATCGAACGCTTCGATCAGGCGACGTGGTTCCTGATGCATACCATCGGCGTGACGCCGCGAAGCATCCGGCAGCAGGGACGCCGGGTCGCCGTGGTTCGCCAGAATTTCCAGTATGTACGGGAATTGCAGGGCGGCGAACTGGTTCGCATCGAAAGCGGGTTCATCGCGGTCGGCCGCAAGCATCTGCGCTTCCTGCATCGCATGTTCGATGTCGAGAACGCCTCTCTCATCGCCTCGTCCGATGTGACGGCGGTACAGGCCAGTCTTGAAACCGGGAAGACCGTGGCGCTGCCGGAGGAACAGATCAGCCGAGCGCAGGACCTGACCATCACCGAGGCCGAGATCGACTGA
- a CDS encoding SDR family oxidoreductase, translated as MSSETEHRRTVILTGASRGIGHATVQRFSDEGWRIITCSREGIPDHCRADPNWTHHIPTDLSDKNDVAAFIKAANDIVGDAPIHALVNNAAVSPKASFKERLGCLNGDLDKWREVFELNFFTPLTLCRGFAKALGRGARKRPDGSAGGAAIVNITSIAGHAIHPFAGSAYSTSKAGLSALTRELSVEFAQIGVRVNAVAPGEIETEMIGEEYEPLIARIPMQRMGAAREVAACVYRLCGDDFSYVTGTEIFVTGGQHLY; from the coding sequence ATGAGTAGTGAGACCGAGCATCGAAGAACCGTCATCCTGACCGGCGCCAGCCGCGGCATCGGTCATGCCACCGTGCAGCGGTTCTCCGACGAGGGCTGGCGCATCATCACTTGTTCACGCGAAGGCATACCGGACCATTGCCGGGCGGACCCGAACTGGACCCATCACATCCCGACCGATCTGAGCGACAAGAACGACGTCGCGGCCTTCATCAAGGCGGCGAATGACATCGTCGGGGACGCCCCCATCCATGCCCTGGTCAACAATGCCGCCGTTTCACCCAAGGCATCGTTCAAGGAGCGGCTTGGATGCCTGAACGGAGACCTCGACAAGTGGCGCGAGGTGTTCGAACTGAACTTCTTCACGCCACTGACCCTGTGTCGCGGTTTTGCCAAGGCTCTGGGGCGCGGTGCGCGCAAGAGGCCCGACGGCTCTGCCGGCGGCGCGGCAATCGTCAACATCACTTCAATCGCCGGGCACGCAATTCACCCCTTCGCCGGTTCCGCCTATTCGACATCAAAGGCAGGTCTGTCGGCCTTGACCCGGGAACTGTCCGTCGAATTCGCCCAGATCGGGGTCCGGGTGAACGCCGTTGCCCCCGGTGAGATCGAAACCGAGATGATCGGAGAGGAGTACGAACCCCTGATCGCCCGTATTCCCATGCAGCGCATGGGTGCCGCCCGCGAGGTAGCCGCCTGTGTTTATCGTCTTTGCGGGGACGATTTCAGCTATGTTACGGGTACAGAGATTTTCGTGACGGGGGGGCAACACCTCTACTGA
- a CDS encoding cation diffusion facilitator family transporter, producing the protein MSDSTHTDPVLGLTRGNPQTQKLLRQATYASAATAAILIATKLVAWFMTDSVAILSSLVDSMLDLGASLITLFAVRQAMVPPDSEHRFGHGKAEPLAAIAQTGFIAGSAVLLLIEGIGRLIDPQPVTETAVGLSVMTLSIVATSALVLFQRHVIARAGSVAIKADSAHYRADLAANLGVIAALLISSYLDLPWVDALFGILAAVYIAHSAWHVGSESLQMLMDHELPDEDRARIRKIALAYPDVEGVHDLRTRRAGPDTFIQMHLDFNGQLSLNRVHTTADAVEKEIMEVFPGAEVIVHQDPVTPRWDDRGGMPPETADNNGTQPER; encoded by the coding sequence ATGTCAGACTCGACCCATACCGATCCCGTCCTGGGCCTGACCCGGGGCAATCCCCAGACGCAAAAACTGCTGCGCCAGGCCACCTATGCCTCGGCCGCGACGGCTGCAATCTTGATCGCAACGAAACTGGTCGCCTGGTTCATGACCGATTCCGTCGCGATCCTGTCGAGTCTGGTCGATTCCATGCTCGATCTCGGGGCCTCGCTGATCACCCTGTTCGCCGTTCGGCAAGCCATGGTCCCACCGGATTCGGAGCATCGGTTCGGTCATGGCAAGGCGGAGCCGCTGGCGGCCATCGCACAAACCGGTTTCATCGCGGGATCGGCGGTTCTGCTGCTGATCGAGGGAATCGGTCGCCTGATCGACCCTCAGCCCGTCACCGAAACGGCGGTCGGCCTTTCGGTCATGACCCTGTCGATTGTCGCGACCAGCGCACTGGTCCTGTTCCAGCGCCACGTGATCGCCCGGGCGGGTTCGGTCGCCATCAAGGCCGACTCGGCCCATTATCGCGCCGATCTGGCCGCCAATCTTGGCGTCATCGCCGCGCTGCTGATCAGCAGCTATCTGGACCTGCCATGGGTCGATGCCCTGTTCGGCATCCTGGCCGCCGTCTATATCGCACACAGCGCCTGGCACGTCGGGTCGGAATCCCTGCAGATGCTGATGGACCACGAATTGCCGGACGAGGACCGTGCGCGGATTCGAAAAATTGCCCTGGCCTACCCCGATGTCGAGGGGGTCCATGATCTGAGAACCCGTCGGGCGGGACCCGATACGTTCATTCAGATGCATCTGGACTTCAACGGTCAGTTATCGCTGAATCGCGTTCACACAACCGCCGACGCGGTCGAGAAGGAAATCATGGAGGTCTTCCCCGGGGCAGAGGTGATCGTGCACCAGGACCCGGTCACGCCCCGTTGGGATGACCGGGGCGGCATGCCGCCGGAAACCGCCGACAACAACGGGACACAGCCCGAGCGATGA
- a CDS encoding DUF4197 domain-containing protein, producing MTGPTRISNRTPKSGRRWSPPLLVAVLAMVPLNAGADSLLDNAKSLLNQSLGGSSAGSTAAGLSGSEIAEGLKQALEVGSKLVVDNLGSVDGFNADPVAHIPLPAELQKAQKLLSKVGLGSLGDEVELKMNRAAEAAMDESGEVVLNAIQAMTLDDAKGILQGPDDAATQYLMRVGGDDIKARIRPIVDRALAEVGAVDALDRMMEGYDTLPFVPDVKGDLTEHATQKAFDGLFHYIAVEEAAIRENPAKRTTDLLQRVFAQQ from the coding sequence ATGACCGGCCCGACCCGAATTTCGAACCGCACGCCCAAATCCGGCCGGCGCTGGTCGCCGCCCCTTCTGGTCGCGGTGCTGGCGATGGTCCCGCTCAACGCTGGTGCGGACTCCCTGCTGGATAACGCAAAGTCCCTTTTGAACCAATCCCTTGGTGGATCATCCGCCGGTTCGACGGCGGCCGGTCTCAGCGGCAGCGAAATCGCCGAAGGACTGAAACAGGCATTGGAAGTCGGCAGCAAGCTGGTCGTCGACAATCTGGGATCCGTCGACGGTTTCAATGCAGACCCGGTCGCGCATATCCCGCTTCCGGCGGAGCTGCAGAAGGCGCAGAAACTGCTTTCCAAGGTCGGTCTCGGCAGCCTGGGCGACGAGGTCGAACTGAAGATGAACCGGGCCGCCGAAGCCGCCATGGACGAAAGCGGCGAAGTTGTCCTGAATGCCATCCAGGCCATGACCCTGGACGACGCGAAAGGCATTCTGCAGGGACCCGACGATGCAGCCACGCAGTATCTGATGCGTGTTGGCGGCGACGACATCAAGGCCCGCATCCGCCCGATCGTGGACCGCGCCCTGGCGGAAGTCGGTGCGGTCGATGCCCTGGACCGGATGATGGAGGGGTACGACACCCTGCCCTTCGTGCCCGACGTCAAAGGCGACCTGACCGAGCACGCCACCCAGAAGGCATTCGATGGCCTGTTCCACTATATCGCGGTCGAGGAGGCGGCGATCCGCGAGAACCCGGCCAAACGGACCACGGACCTGCTGCAGCGCGTGTTTGCGCAGCAGTAA
- the pdxH gene encoding pyridoxamine 5'-phosphate oxidase, producing the protein MTDFKETDPFALFATWMKEAEASEPNDPNGMALATADAQGRPSVRMVLLKGYDESGFVFYTNLESKKGVQLAENANAALLFHWKSLRRQIRVEGSVTPVTEAEADAYFESRPRQSQIGAWASDQSRPCEGRFELEKRVATYAAKFNIGTVPRPPHWSGFRIAPRYIEFWKDGTFRLHDRQIFRREAESDPWTIERLFP; encoded by the coding sequence GCCCTTTTTGCCACCTGGATGAAGGAGGCGGAGGCATCGGAACCCAACGATCCCAACGGGATGGCTCTTGCTACAGCAGACGCGCAAGGGCGCCCTTCGGTTCGCATGGTCCTGCTGAAGGGCTATGATGAGAGCGGGTTCGTCTTCTATACCAACCTGGAGAGCAAGAAGGGCGTCCAACTGGCAGAGAACGCAAATGCGGCCCTTCTGTTTCACTGGAAAAGCCTGCGCCGACAAATTCGCGTCGAGGGGTCGGTAACCCCCGTCACCGAGGCCGAGGCCGACGCCTATTTCGAGAGCCGTCCACGTCAGAGCCAGATCGGCGCGTGGGCAAGCGACCAGTCACGCCCCTGCGAAGGACGCTTCGAATTGGAAAAGCGGGTCGCGACCTATGCTGCGAAGTTCAACATCGGGACCGTGCCCCGGCCCCCACACTGGTCCGGATTTCGAATCGCGCCGCGCTATATCGAATTCTGGAAGGACGGGACGTTCCGGCTGCATGATCGCCAGATCTTCCGTCGTGAGGCAGAGAGCGATCCCTGGACGATCGAGCGGTTGTTCCCCTGA
- a CDS encoding sensor histidine kinase, producing the protein MKLGIRGILAGAFIVAAIVPLAAWASWVSISALDREIEEVEDRHLLLARNLSRALDRYAHDVAAVFAHVVEADPKSGGSEHLSALLESLEFRHICLIETDSRRVISVSTATSTDLSSVALPPLDEYIARAERGLGRMMFSNAVRNPNGAPAIYLTKKVGPNLVALGELSTRYMRDTQQAVAFGEGGHAAIVDAAGNVIGHPNKAWEEEVRNIAQVDAVARMIAGETGVSQFYSPAAELDMIAGFTTVPMTGWGVMIPQPLRELEARADEVRNSAYGIVAFGAAVAGIVGWLIGGLIARPMRAVAAAADRLAEGRSDVSVPMPSGMAIAELEALALRFNQMTAALDESHRAQTLALRAAEEAAEAKSDFVARVSHELRTPLNSVIGFSGMIRDQAHGAIGSPDYVEYARLIHDSGQRLLEMVNDIIAFARIEGRSEELTETSIDLRRTVSAVADQVAALAEETGVAVAVAVDEGLPQVWGDEIKLRQALGHLVKNAVLFTQSGGRVRIDAALTDNGGLSIAVSDTGIGISESDIPTALAPFGQISSRLDRSHEGAGLGLPLAKMLIELHGGSLRLRSSPEDGTTVTMTLPPERVGISGTLRERLSG; encoded by the coding sequence GTGAAACTGGGGATCAGGGGGATACTGGCCGGCGCCTTCATCGTCGCCGCGATCGTGCCGCTGGCCGCCTGGGCGTCGTGGGTCAGCATCTCCGCCCTGGATCGAGAGATCGAGGAGGTCGAAGATCGGCATCTGCTGCTGGCCCGCAATCTGAGCCGCGCCCTGGATCGATACGCCCATGATGTCGCGGCGGTGTTCGCGCATGTGGTGGAGGCCGATCCGAAATCCGGCGGCTCCGAACATTTGTCCGCCCTGCTGGAATCTCTCGAATTCCGTCATATCTGCCTAATCGAGACAGACAGCCGGCGGGTGATATCGGTTTCGACCGCCACGTCGACCGATCTCAGTTCCGTCGCTTTGCCGCCGCTGGACGAATACATCGCCCGTGCCGAACGCGGGCTCGGCCGGATGATGTTCTCGAACGCGGTTCGCAACCCGAATGGCGCGCCTGCGATCTATCTGACCAAGAAGGTCGGCCCAAATCTGGTCGCCCTCGGGGAATTGAGCACGCGTTACATGCGGGACACACAGCAGGCCGTCGCCTTCGGTGAGGGAGGGCATGCAGCGATCGTCGATGCGGCCGGCAATGTCATCGGTCACCCCAACAAGGCCTGGGAGGAGGAAGTCCGCAATATTGCGCAGGTCGATGCGGTCGCCCGAATGATCGCGGGGGAGACCGGCGTTTCGCAATTCTACTCACCGGCGGCAGAGCTGGACATGATTGCCGGTTTCACCACCGTGCCGATGACCGGTTGGGGCGTCATGATCCCGCAGCCCCTGCGCGAGCTTGAGGCCCGGGCCGACGAGGTCAGAAACTCCGCCTATGGGATCGTCGCCTTTGGTGCGGCCGTGGCCGGCATTGTCGGCTGGCTGATCGGCGGTTTGATCGCCAGGCCCATGAGGGCTGTCGCGGCAGCTGCTGACCGGCTGGCCGAAGGGCGCTCGGACGTCTCTGTCCCGATGCCGTCCGGCATGGCGATTGCCGAGCTTGAGGCGCTGGCCCTTCGCTTCAACCAGATGACCGCCGCATTGGACGAATCGCATCGTGCCCAGACCCTGGCCTTGCGTGCTGCGGAGGAGGCCGCAGAGGCCAAGTCGGATTTCGTCGCCCGTGTGTCGCATGAGCTCAGGACGCCGTTGAATTCCGTCATCGGATTTTCCGGGATGATCCGCGATCAGGCGCATGGTGCCATCGGCTCTCCGGACTATGTCGAATATGCAAGGCTGATCCATGACAGCGGCCAGCGGCTGCTGGAGATGGTCAACGACATCATTGCCTTTGCCCGCATCGAGGGCCGCAGCGAGGAATTGACCGAAACCTCGATCGATCTGCGCCGAACGGTGTCGGCCGTGGCCGATCAGGTAGCGGCATTGGCCGAGGAAACCGGCGTTGCGGTCGCCGTTGCGGTCGATGAAGGCCTGCCGCAGGTCTGGGGCGACGAGATCAAGCTGCGCCAGGCCCTCGGTCATCTCGTCAAGAATGCCGTTCTGTTCACCCAGTCGGGCGGCCGGGTCCGTATCGACGCAGCGCTGACCGACAATGGCGGGCTGTCGATTGCCGTATCTGACACCGGGATCGGAATTTCCGAATCGGACATTCCGACGGCGCTGGCTCCGTTTGGACAGATTTCATCCCGGTTGGACCGGTCGCATGAAGGGGCGGGGCTGGGTCTGCCGCTGGCCAAGATGCTGATCGAACTGCATGGCGGATCTTTGCGCCTGCGGTCTAGTCCCGAGGATGGAACGACCGTGACGATGACACTGCCGCCGGAACGCGTCGGGATTTCCGGGACCCTGCGCGAACGGTTGTCCGGCTAG
- a CDS encoding adenylate/guanylate cyclase domain-containing protein, which translates to MVLIRADFPLKSRLRNVVFDTYQQIEPRAHFEGSPVLIVDIDEESLLKMGQWPWPRDYLAAITSYLQDAGAAVIAYDVFFAEPDSSSPSLAVGRMPEEAQDRLAGLELPNNDEIFAAAIARGRVVLGMALNPSDLDADRPPLELKYGVNSSEPSALNYMYSTGGLTRNIPALEDAAAGVGSVSLTPDVDGVIRVVTLMSSQGDQGIATLALEALRVAQGASSYSFKTVGGSGETGYGQNTGIVKMKVGQFVVPTDKRGGMRVHYSPVGSEDVVPMWQLVTGEVDPTRLQGRIILIGTSAAGLRDLRYNTLGQQVPGVYMHAQVIDQILSGNYLVRPDWAEGAEFILMIVVSFLLIVVVLKFGAVWSAVLGGALVLAGAGGALWAFLELRLLFDPLLPSVAALAVFMVCSSARYWQTEREQKFIRGAFKTFVSPNLVDSLALHPEALKLGGTRKECTFIFTDLAGFTSFVEKSDPEVAVPLLNDYIDNMVRIGLKHGGYLDKIVGDATVFHFNAFLPPLDQPDHRQRAYDCAMEMNQWSDAYSKQKQAEGIPLNETRIGINSGMVTMGNFGGAVMDYTAHGDAINTAARLESAGKFLGVHVSLSGATLEGVSNFIGRPCGTLVLKGQTQGTPVYEPMSEERFNGPAVQKYLEAYELMKSEDPRAEAAMEEVLLLAPDDGLAKMHLRRLRDGETGIRIVMTSK; encoded by the coding sequence GTGGTCCTGATTCGAGCCGACTTCCCCCTGAAGTCACGACTTCGAAACGTCGTATTCGATACCTACCAGCAGATCGAACCGCGCGCGCATTTTGAGGGCAGCCCGGTACTGATCGTCGATATCGACGAGGAGAGCCTTCTGAAAATGGGACAATGGCCGTGGCCGCGGGATTATCTGGCGGCCATCACATCCTATTTGCAGGACGCCGGGGCCGCCGTAATCGCCTATGACGTCTTCTTCGCCGAACCGGACAGTTCCTCCCCGTCGCTGGCGGTGGGCAGGATGCCGGAAGAAGCCCAGGACCGTCTGGCCGGATTGGAACTGCCCAACAATGACGAGATCTTCGCGGCAGCCATCGCTCGCGGACGCGTCGTCCTGGGCATGGCCCTCAACCCGTCCGACCTCGACGCCGACCGCCCACCGCTGGAACTGAAATACGGCGTGAATTCCAGCGAACCGTCCGCCCTGAACTACATGTATTCGACCGGTGGCCTGACACGAAACATCCCCGCCCTGGAAGACGCCGCGGCGGGCGTCGGATCGGTCAGCCTGACCCCGGATGTCGACGGGGTCATTCGCGTGGTTACCCTTATGAGCAGCCAGGGCGATCAAGGCATCGCGACACTCGCTCTCGAAGCCTTGCGCGTTGCGCAGGGCGCCAGCAGCTACAGTTTCAAGACGGTCGGCGGCAGCGGCGAGACCGGCTATGGGCAGAATACCGGCATCGTGAAGATGAAGGTTGGACAGTTCGTCGTGCCGACCGACAAGCGCGGCGGCATGCGTGTTCATTATTCCCCGGTCGGCTCAGAAGACGTCGTGCCGATGTGGCAACTGGTCACCGGCGAAGTCGACCCGACCCGACTGCAGGGACGCATCATCCTGATCGGCACTTCCGCCGCCGGGCTGCGCGATCTGCGCTACAACACGCTGGGTCAGCAGGTGCCCGGTGTCTACATGCATGCACAGGTGATCGACCAGATCCTCTCCGGGAACTACCTCGTCCGACCGGACTGGGCCGAGGGGGCCGAGTTCATTCTGATGATCGTGGTCTCATTCCTCCTGATCGTCGTCGTGCTGAAATTCGGCGCAGTCTGGTCCGCCGTTCTTGGGGGCGCGCTGGTTCTGGCCGGTGCCGGCGGCGCGCTGTGGGCGTTTCTGGAACTGCGTCTGCTATTCGACCCGCTGTTGCCTTCGGTCGCTGCCCTGGCCGTCTTCATGGTCTGTTCCAGCGCCCGCTACTGGCAGACGGAGCGGGAGCAGAAATTCATTCGCGGCGCGTTCAAGACCTTCGTCAGCCCGAACCTTGTCGACAGTCTGGCCCTGCACCCGGAAGCCCTGAAGCTGGGCGGTACCCGCAAGGAATGCACCTTCATCTTCACCGATCTGGCCGGGTTCACCAGTTTTGTGGAGAAATCGGATCCGGAGGTCGCCGTGCCTCTGCTGAACGATTACATCGACAACATGGTTCGGATCGGCCTCAAGCATGGCGGCTATCTGGACAAGATCGTCGGCGACGCGACCGTCTTTCATTTCAACGCGTTCCTGCCGCCGCTCGATCAGCCCGACCACCGCCAACGCGCCTATGACTGCGCGATGGAGATGAACCAATGGTCGGACGCATATTCGAAACAGAAGCAGGCCGAGGGCATTCCCCTGAACGAAACCCGGATCGGGATCAATTCCGGCATGGTGACCATGGGTAATTTCGGCGGCGCGGTCATGGATTACACAGCCCATGGCGATGCCATCAACACCGCCGCGCGGCTTGAAAGCGCCGGCAAGTTCCTCGGCGTGCACGTGTCTCTGTCGGGGGCGACCCTGGAGGGCGTGTCGAACTTCATCGGCCGACCATGCGGCACCCTGGTTCTGAAGGGACAGACCCAGGGAACACCGGTCTACGAACCGATGTCCGAGGAACGCTTCAACGGGCCGGCGGTTCAGAAGTACCTGGAAGCCTACGAACTGATGAAATCGGAGGACCCGAGGGCCGAAGCCGCCATGGAAGAGGTGCTGTTGCTGGCCCCCGACGACGGCCTGGCAAAGATGCATTTGCGCCGACTGCGCGACGGCGAGACGGGCATCCGCATCGTCATGACCAGCAAGTAG